In the Microaerobacter geothermalis genome, one interval contains:
- a CDS encoding MFS transporter has product MEHRLNDINRYRFFILVITVAIAGLSQGLLLPLLAILLEQSGVSSVVNGLNTTGLYLGILLFSPFIERPLRKWGYKPIIIGGIILVTGSTLLFPVWQNLAYWFILRVLVGIGDSSLHFATQLWITSTSSAKRRGRDISIYGLAYGMGFGVGPLGINLIPYGLWSPFAVVALFYIMAIFLVLRLKNDYPEKGDTLENNGKERYFRSIRLAWFALLPGFLYGLLEASLNGNFPVYALRVGLSEEWISILLPSFVFGSLLLQIPLGILSDKFGRKKILMVATFAGGILFLLVPFTNGSPWLLMAIFLLVGGFVGSLFSLGLAYLADILPKSLLPTANIIAGMNFSIGSILGPNIGGISIQYMGNHSMFYMLSGFLIVFSVAGISFKKGLSLQSSNSIAK; this is encoded by the coding sequence ATGGAACATCGTTTAAATGATATCAACAGATACCGTTTCTTTATTCTCGTCATAACTGTTGCGATTGCCGGATTAAGCCAAGGTCTCCTCTTGCCCTTGCTGGCAATACTGCTTGAACAATCAGGTGTAAGTTCAGTGGTAAACGGATTAAATACGACCGGCTTATACCTTGGGATTCTTCTTTTTTCTCCGTTTATCGAAAGGCCCCTTAGAAAGTGGGGATATAAGCCCATCATCATCGGAGGGATAATTCTCGTTACAGGAAGCACCCTGCTTTTTCCTGTTTGGCAAAATCTTGCATATTGGTTTATTCTGAGAGTTTTAGTAGGAATAGGAGACAGTTCACTTCATTTCGCCACTCAACTCTGGATCACATCCACCAGCTCAGCGAAACGGCGGGGAAGGGATATTTCTATTTATGGATTGGCTTATGGAATGGGCTTTGGAGTGGGACCCCTTGGAATCAACCTTATTCCCTATGGTCTGTGGTCTCCATTTGCAGTGGTTGCTTTGTTCTATATCATGGCTATATTCCTGGTTTTAAGATTGAAAAATGACTACCCGGAAAAAGGGGATACCTTGGAGAACAATGGGAAAGAAAGATATTTTCGTTCCATCCGTCTAGCCTGGTTTGCCCTGCTTCCCGGATTTTTATATGGGTTATTGGAAGCATCCTTAAACGGAAACTTCCCGGTATATGCCTTGAGAGTCGGACTGTCGGAGGAATGGATATCGATTCTGCTCCCTTCATTTGTTTTTGGAAGTCTTCTCTTGCAAATCCCCTTGGGCATACTAAGTGACAAATTCGGAAGAAAGAAGATCCTGATGGTCGCAACCTTTGCAGGAGGCATCCTGTTTTTGTTGGTTCCCTTCACCAATGGCTCTCCATGGTTGCTGATGGCGATTTTTCTTTTGGTAGGAGGATTTGTTGGATCACTTTTCTCATTGGGACTGGCCTATTTGGCAGATATTCTTCCAAAATCATTATTGCCAACAGCAAATATTATTGCCGGAATGAATTTCAGCATTGGAAGCATTCTTGGCCCAAATATCGGCGGAATATCCATTCAATATATGGGAAATCACAGCATGTTTTACATGCTATCCGGCTTTTTGATCGTCTTCTCTGTCGCAGGAATATCGTTCAAGAAAGGGCTTTCTTTACAATCGTCCAATAGTATAGCAAAATAG
- a CDS encoding amino acid ABC transporter ATP-binding protein: protein MIKVIDLHKYFGQLEVLKGINCHIREKEVVCVIGPSGSGKSTFLRCLNLLEEVTSGKVIVDGYDLTDPKTDINMVRTEVGMVFQRFNLFPHKTVIENIMLAPMKVRKLSREEARNKALALLEKVGLKDKADVYPDNLSGGQMQRVAIARALAMNPKIMLFDEPTSALDPELVGEVLSVMKDLAREGMTMVVVTHEMGFAREVGDRVLFMDQGIIMEEGTPEQIFTNPQNDRTKAFLNKVL, encoded by the coding sequence TTGATAAAGGTAATAGACTTGCACAAGTATTTTGGTCAATTGGAAGTATTAAAAGGGATTAATTGTCATATTAGAGAAAAAGAGGTGGTTTGTGTCATCGGTCCTTCAGGATCAGGTAAGAGCACATTTTTGAGATGCTTAAATCTTTTGGAGGAAGTAACCAGTGGAAAGGTCATTGTAGACGGATATGATTTAACTGACCCAAAGACCGATATCAACATGGTTAGAACAGAAGTGGGGATGGTTTTTCAGCGCTTTAATCTGTTTCCTCATAAAACCGTCATTGAAAATATTATGTTGGCCCCGATGAAAGTAAGAAAACTATCAAGGGAAGAAGCCCGAAACAAGGCTTTGGCACTGTTGGAAAAGGTGGGCTTGAAGGATAAAGCGGATGTTTATCCGGACAATTTATCAGGGGGACAGATGCAAAGGGTAGCCATCGCCCGGGCGTTGGCAATGAATCCGAAAATTATGCTGTTTGATGAACCTACTTCTGCCTTGGATCCAGAGTTGGTTGGAGAAGTGCTGTCGGTTATGAAGGACCTTGCCAGGGAGGGTATGACCATGGTGGTGGTTACCCATGAAATGGGATTTGCCCGGGAAGTAGGGGATCGGGTTTTGTTTATGGATCAGGGGATTATCATGGAAGAAGGTACGCCTGAACAAATATTTACAAATCCCCAAAATGATCGAACCAAGGCATTTTTGAACAAGGTGTTATAA
- a CDS encoding DoxX family protein — MVVKWLRENVYAAGILTIIRLYLGWTWMSAGWGKLTGEKPFSAAGFLTRAAENPVVSHDQVVYPTYNAFIKGFALPNVELFNFLIPWGEFLVGLGLILGTLTTAAIFFGMMMNFAFMFAGTVSSNPWMILLSIFIIVAGANAGKFGLDYYVLPYVRKWLKLDKAAAKTTSA; from the coding sequence ATGGTAGTCAAATGGCTGAGAGAAAATGTGTATGCTGCTGGTATCTTAACAATTATTCGGTTATATCTTGGTTGGACTTGGATGTCAGCTGGTTGGGGAAAACTGACAGGTGAAAAACCCTTTAGTGCAGCAGGTTTCTTAACAAGGGCGGCTGAGAATCCAGTGGTTAGTCATGATCAGGTTGTGTATCCAACTTACAATGCGTTTATTAAGGGATTTGCGCTACCTAACGTAGAATTATTTAACTTCCTGATTCCTTGGGGAGAATTTCTGGTAGGCTTAGGATTGATCCTTGGAACCTTAACTACCGCCGCAATTTTCTTCGGAATGATGATGAACTTTGCGTTTATGTTCGCAGGCACAGTTTCCAGTAATCCTTGGATGATTCTTCTCTCCATCTTTATCATTGTCGCTGGGGCAAATGCTGGAAAATTTGGTTTAGACTACTACGTTCTGCCCTATGTACGCAAATGGTTAAAGCTTGACAAAGCAGCAGCCAAAACAACCAGTGCTTAA
- a CDS encoding DUF2797 domain-containing protein, which translates to MLSYTGFINGLKHEYSDPVTYFLQLSDGQEILLNDYLQKKISVRFLQEIQCCHCGRKIKKTYNHGYCYPCFIKLPENDLCIVKPHQCHFDQGTCRDESFGERHCMIPHYVYLALSSDVKVGITRKGNERKRWVDQGAVKAIPIALVPDRKTAGELEVEISQFLPDKTNWRKMIKGEIHEKDLFQVREEISSHISEPFRSYLFKAEELSEFVYPVQEVNHLKSLSLDKEATIESELLGMKGQYLIFEHGVFHVKKHTGYKIQLICSS; encoded by the coding sequence ATGTTATCTTATACGGGTTTTATAAATGGTTTGAAACATGAATATTCGGATCCGGTTACTTATTTCTTACAACTGTCAGATGGACAAGAGATCCTGTTAAATGACTATCTTCAAAAAAAAATATCTGTTCGTTTTTTACAGGAAATTCAATGCTGTCATTGTGGGCGAAAAATAAAAAAAACCTATAACCATGGCTATTGCTATCCCTGCTTTATAAAGCTGCCGGAAAATGATTTGTGCATTGTCAAGCCCCATCAATGTCATTTTGATCAGGGTACATGTCGGGATGAATCCTTTGGAGAACGTCATTGCATGATTCCTCATTATGTTTACCTGGCGCTAAGTAGCGATGTCAAGGTGGGGATTACCAGAAAGGGAAATGAAAGAAAGAGATGGGTGGATCAAGGGGCAGTTAAGGCGATTCCCATAGCATTGGTACCCGATCGAAAAACAGCAGGAGAGTTGGAGGTTGAAATCAGCCAATTCCTCCCTGATAAAACAAACTGGCGGAAGATGATAAAAGGTGAAATTCATGAAAAGGACTTATTTCAAGTGAGGGAAGAAATAAGTTCTCACATTTCAGAACCCTTTCGCTCCTATTTGTTTAAGGCTGAAGAATTAAGTGAATTTGTATATCCTGTGCAAGAAGTAAATCATTTAAAGTCCCTGTCACTGGACAAGGAAGCAACCATAGAAAGCGAATTGCTGGGTATGAAGGGTCAATACCTTATTTTTGAACATGGAGTTTTTCATGTTAAAAAGCATACGGGTTATAAGATTCAACTTATCTGTTCGTCTTAA
- a CDS encoding ABC transporter substrate-binding protein, which yields MKNKKWTNRRVTNMTLLVMMLFVALWLAGCGQETTSSPDTNGKNNQETSQTGTTMEADTTKEEVKSSSFPVTITDKTGTKVTIEKEPQRIISIIPSTTETAFALGLGDKIVGVSKWDNYPEEVKEKTIVGELEVNLEKVLELQPDLVIGNLSNGKSIEVLRKAGVTVFIVDANTLEETYESIKNIGLVTGRTKEAEEIIARMDEEKTSVVEAVKNIPQEKRKKVWIEVSPDLYTAGSGTFMNELLTLAGGINVAADQSGWVQLSEETVIERSPEVIFTTYGYYVPNAAEQVKARSGWNNVPAVQNGQIFDLNSDLVNRPGPRVIQGLVEMAKFLYPELVK from the coding sequence ATGAAGAACAAAAAGTGGACTAATCGTAGAGTCACTAACATGACACTATTGGTTATGATGTTATTTGTAGCCCTTTGGCTGGCAGGCTGTGGACAGGAAACTACCTCATCCCCCGATACCAATGGAAAGAACAATCAGGAAACATCACAAACAGGGACAACAATGGAGGCAGACACAACAAAAGAAGAAGTTAAATCTTCTAGTTTTCCTGTTACCATTACCGATAAGACAGGGACCAAGGTAACGATTGAAAAAGAACCTCAACGGATCATTTCCATTATTCCCAGTACCACAGAAACTGCATTTGCATTAGGGTTAGGGGATAAAATTGTCGGAGTTTCCAAGTGGGACAACTACCCTGAAGAAGTGAAAGAAAAGACAATTGTAGGAGAATTAGAGGTTAATTTAGAAAAAGTATTGGAACTTCAACCAGATTTGGTAATAGGGAATCTAAGTAACGGTAAAAGCATAGAAGTCCTTCGCAAGGCCGGAGTAACGGTGTTTATTGTTGATGCCAACACCCTGGAGGAAACCTATGAATCCATTAAAAACATTGGTTTGGTAACCGGAAGAACAAAAGAAGCGGAGGAAATCATCGCTAGGATGGATGAAGAAAAAACCAGCGTAGTTGAGGCAGTAAAAAATATTCCCCAGGAAAAGCGGAAAAAAGTATGGATCGAAGTATCACCAGATTTGTATACGGCAGGTTCCGGGACATTTATGAATGAGCTGCTCACCCTTGCTGGAGGCATCAATGTTGCTGCTGACCAATCCGGTTGGGTTCAATTAAGTGAAGAAACCGTGATTGAGAGAAGTCCCGAAGTCATCTTTACCACCTATGGCTATTATGTGCCGAATGCTGCTGAACAAGTAAAAGCAAGATCAGGATGGAACAATGTTCCTGCTGTTCAAAACGGCCAAATTTTTGATTTAAATTCTGACTTAGTGAATCGACCCGGACCACGAGTAATCCAAGGATTAGTGGAAATGGCCAAGTTTTTATATCCTGAACTGGTGAAGTAA
- a CDS encoding FecCD family ABC transporter permease, whose translation MVKTWNKRGKNRLGIEIFLIFSLLFLSIIITVSVGSANLSILTVWQVISSHVGFGNQMWEGTPADSIIWNIRLPRVMLALIVGAALSLSGVTFQGILRNPLADPFVLGVSSGAALGAAFVIVSGWPVLFFGQWAIPIFAFITALITLAFVYYLAGLKGEVSLETIILAGVVVQAFAGALLTFIISISKEKLQSIIYWLMGSLALSDWRQGIIVLIPLVIGFMIIWLHSRELNLFALGEREAYHLGTDVPRKRLLLLITASFMASAAVSIAGIIGFVGLVIPHMVRILFGPDHRFLIPLSGVLGAIFLLWADTLARTVIQPVELPIGVITALAGAPLFAYLLKKRRYPL comes from the coding sequence ATGGTAAAAACGTGGAATAAAAGGGGAAAAAATCGACTAGGTATTGAAATATTCCTTATTTTTTCCCTTCTTTTCCTATCCATCATCATTACAGTTTCAGTCGGAAGTGCCAATTTGTCGATTTTGACGGTATGGCAGGTGATTTCCAGCCATGTAGGGTTTGGCAATCAAATGTGGGAAGGAACACCCGCTGATTCGATCATCTGGAATATCCGACTTCCCCGGGTGATGCTCGCTTTAATTGTGGGAGCCGCGCTCTCTCTGTCAGGGGTTACGTTTCAGGGAATATTAAGAAACCCATTGGCTGACCCCTTCGTCCTTGGAGTCTCATCCGGTGCAGCCCTTGGCGCAGCGTTTGTGATTGTTAGTGGATGGCCAGTACTCTTTTTTGGGCAATGGGCCATTCCCATATTTGCCTTTATCACTGCATTGATAACCTTAGCTTTTGTCTATTATTTAGCTGGTTTAAAGGGAGAAGTATCCCTTGAAACCATTATCTTGGCGGGAGTTGTCGTTCAGGCATTTGCAGGAGCACTTCTTACCTTCATCATATCTATTTCAAAAGAAAAGCTTCAATCGATCATCTATTGGCTGATGGGAAGCTTAGCCTTATCTGACTGGAGACAAGGAATTATCGTACTGATTCCATTGGTTATTGGATTTATGATTATCTGGCTCCATAGTAGAGAATTAAATCTCTTTGCCCTTGGGGAGAGGGAGGCTTATCATTTAGGAACAGACGTTCCTCGAAAAAGACTTTTACTGCTTATCACCGCCTCATTTATGGCAAGTGCGGCTGTTTCCATTGCTGGGATCATTGGATTTGTAGGTTTGGTCATTCCCCATATGGTTCGCATTTTATTTGGACCTGATCATCGGTTTCTTATCCCTTTGTCCGGAGTTTTAGGAGCAATCTTTCTACTATGGGCCGATACCTTGGCTAGAACCGTCATTCAACCGGTGGAGCTTCCAATTGGAGTGATCACCGCCCTTGCAGGGGCTCCCTTATTCGCCTATCTGTTAAAAAAACGCCGGTATCCATTATAA